One window of the Yamadazyma tenuis chromosome 6, complete sequence genome contains the following:
- a CDS encoding uncharacterized protein (CAZy:GT71) yields the protein MDIARARKSYKNPVYDTLPEGEKLGLPETCKWYFDELSHVFPGHPGPDIVDLEYIQGHELDKTIYRKKSWMRLAKKTLKKQLRSSGDRFSSDDMAKLHDQYANAVLELADFETRIVHELNHQRIFGKCYLEPKKLEPDQSGMCAEYEQRLYPWLAMNQYPIFQDWKRKTLKYGEVPVFDSSRNSQPEDTCFLSQWKSKSNGKGIVIPILPGISKETQLENIKRLIKVLRVLKNKLPIQITYMRNRITNDDIRGLIRSARTEVSGLPESYEKFLKIVREDHPYSTPQDFPKQEIWFVDMTNMLNSNQHPLISRSPDFSSPAFVMSLSSIFNSFEDVVMLNHRVIPMVEDFGKAIFSKSTYQDKGHLFFLNPAHFKIEKRKILPGYQEINDLIKSLVVPSKRDTEIFGLKRRSRNSQSSKVFDDRVDDILDTSVIAINKPKHLSGLLLSCSVQSYKLFDLRFKDAKASALGEYFWIGLEASGLSDRANFNKHFGAAVGVLTPAENKPMDRLTLSQELCSSSWGQFDGDDDYTLLYVTSHQLENWSSIPKFQEDLRNKFTIRREVRRTLAIPPEVDPTGEENSDQENLDQEIQNEDSNENRNKRKREEPSENDQNQEPNPKSPETPETPANPETPANALNVDFPEDEEDNEEDEEEIPEEETEDQPRYVRNKKILRKTIEKNPLFIQAALAPPVLISPVHNEEFREPKYGWMRQHQFAHGQGHPYWCAYDIVGSPQSTDKARVEEYGRKLQYKYLFILDVWLNMGAD from the coding sequence ATGGACATCGCACGAGCCAGAAAGTCATATAAAAACCCGGTCTACGATACTCTACCCGAAGGTGAGAAGTTGGGTTTACCAGAGACCTGCAAGTGGTATTTTGATGAGCTTTCTCACGTTTTCCCCGGACATCCAGGCCCTGATATTGTGGATTTAGAGTATATCCAGGGCCACGAACTTGACAAGACCATCTACCGTAAAAAGAGCTGGATGCGGTTAGCGAAGAAGACATTAAAGAAACAGCTCCGGAGTTCTGGAGACCGCTTCAGCAGTGATGATATGGCCAAATTGCATGACCAGTACGCAAATGCAGTGTTGGAATTAGCTGACTTTGAGACTCGCATCGTGCACGAGCTCAATCACCAACGTATATTTGGTAAATGTTACCTTGAACcgaagaagttggagcCAGATCAGCTGGGAATGTGTGCTGAATATGAACAGAGGTTATATCCATGGCTTGCAATGAACCAGTACCCTATTTTCCAGGACTGGAAAAGAAAGACTCTCAAGTATGGGGAAGTACCTGTTTTCGATTCCAGCAGGAATTCTCAACCTGAAGATACGTGTTTTCTCTCCCAGTGGAAAAGTAAAAGTAACGGGAAAGGTATCGTGATCCCCATACTCCCCGGAATCTCCAAGGAAACACAGTTGGAGAATATTAAACGGTTGATAAAAGTGTTGAGagtgttgaaaaacaagcTCCCCATTCAGATCACATACATGAGAAACCGTATAACAAACGACGACATTAGAGGGTTAATTCGGCTGGCTCGAACCGAGGTGTCAGGACTTCCTGAGTCATACGAAAAGTTTTTAAAGATCGTTCGGGAAGACCATCCTTACTCCACTCCTCAGGATTTCCCCAAACAAGAAATATGGTTTGTCGATATGACCAACATGTTAAATTCAAATCAGCACCCATTGATTCTGCGAAGTCCAGATTTCCTGAGTCCAGCGTTTGTCATGAGTTTATCGTCCattttcaactctttcGAAGAcgtggtgatgttgaaccaTAGAGTAATTCCAATGGTGGAGGACTTTGGTAAAGCTATTTTCCTGAAACTGACCTATCAGGACAAAGGAcacttgttcttcttgaacccTGCCCATTTCAAGATCGAAAAAAGGAAGATCCTACCCGGGTaccaagaaatcaatgatttaATAAAGTCGTTAGTTGTGCCTAGTAAACGAGATACAGAAATTTTTGGGTTGAAAAGAcgatcaagaaactcaCAAAGCAGCAAGGTGTTTGACGATAGAGTCGATGACATACTTGATACCAGTGTGattgccatcaacaaacCAAAGCATTTATCAGGTTTACTCTTGTCCTGCAGCGTACAGAGTTACAAATTATTTGATCTTAGGTTCAAGGATGCAAAAGCTTCAGCACTTGGGGAGTATTTCTGGATAGGATTGGAAGCATCTGGATTATCTGATCGAGCTAACTTTAACAAGCATTTTGGAGCAGCTGTTGGGGTATTGACACCGGCAGAAAACAAGCCCATGGATAGACTTACCTTATCACAGGAGTTGTGTTCTTCGTCATGGGGACAATTCGATGGAGACGATGACTACACTTTACTTTACGTGACTTCGCATCAGCTTGAAAACTGGCTGTCAATACCCAAATTTCAAGAGGACTTGAGAAACAAGTTTACGATTCGGAGAGAAGTGAGAAGGACGTTGGCCATACCTCCAGAGGTAGACCCCACTGGTGAAGAGAACCTGGACCAGGAGAACTTGGACCAGGAGATCCAGAATGAGGACAGCAATGAGAACCGGAATAAGAGAAAGCGGGAAGAACCACTGGAAAATGATCAGAACCAAGAACCAAACCCAAAGAGTCCAGAAACCCCAGAAACCCCCGCAAACCCAGAAACTCCAGCAAATGCACTCAACGTGGACTTTccagaagatgaagaagataacgaagaagatgaagaggaaatcCCCGAGGAAGAAACCGAAGACCAGCCACGGTATGtaagaaacaaaaagattCTCAGAAAAACCATAGAAAAGAACCCCCTATTCATTCAAGCAGCATTAGCACCACCTGTGCTTATCAGTCCAGTTCATAACGAAGAGTTTAGAGAACCAAAGTATGGATGGATGAGACAACATCAGTTTGCTCATGGACAAGGACATCCATATTGGTGTGCTTATGACATAGTTGGCAGTCCTCAATCTACTGACAAGGCTCGGGTTGAAGAATATGGCCGTAAGCTTCAGTACAAGTACCTATTTATTTTGGACGTATGGCTCAACATGGGTGCCGATTAA
- a CDS encoding uncharacterized protein (EggNog:ENOG503PNN7) yields the protein MDDTNKPDPVLQKVPLIKSPLFQPPKPVTLNANYSKLISSLSSTVKPPKLNVSKQDLQGWISEIESLKPDFDNSSPTNIAQIKEYKEWLHQQKLKVAPGFDSTVLTPGVRDSGSTNSKNAEPPTNELDKVFSHLNL from the exons ATGGACGATACAAACAAGC CGGACCCGGTGCTACAGAAAGTAccattgatcaaaagcCCCTTGTTCCAACCCCCCAAACCAGTGACCTTAAATGCCAACTACTCGAAACTAATCTCCAGTCTATCATCCACCGTCAAACCTCCAAAGCTTAACGTGTCCAAACAGGACCTACAGGGATGGATCTCTGAAATTGAGTCCCTCAAACCTGACTTCGATAACCTGTCACCTACCAACATAGCCCAGATAAAAGAGTATAAAGAGTGGCTTCATCAGCAGAAGCTAAAAGTGGCTCCCGGCTTTGATTCAACCGTGTTGACCCCCGGAGTGCGTGACAGCGGCAGCACCAACTCGAAGAACGCAGAGCCGCCAACAAACGAACTTGATAAAGTGTTCAGCCACCTAAACTTATAG
- a CDS encoding uncharacterized protein (EggNog:ENOG503NU8J; COG:S), with translation MFYYEASTKRRFIQCACAILWCLLAGGPIFGFAALKPVLIREGVYESVCDIQTDAVRGMFDFEAPQSLTSLLLGQAVGVQEEQTVAKCVAQDLKLNMMFTVGAVVTNVSALVIGKLLDDFGPRFCGSVGAFFLFLACFVFIFASQIDKSFIGPYFDPYLVGYASMALGGPFSYISQFQLSNSFPKKSGTVLALLTGAFDASSAVFLVYRIFYNRSNGVFTINKFFQCYILVPVFIAVCQVFVMEKDSYKTPPETDLCVDDVPDGLASSAAPISETDPLLNGENHPVGHHRRDSIGDALKQPYAEEGEANLVKYSGGIFGILHGYSAQYQLRTPWFYLMCLFATIQMLRLNYFVATISTQYTYLLSSVALSEKLVKFFDVALPLGGVLSIPFVGLFLDSCSTVTVLAGLLGISLIIGALGLTTHYVTLFINVCLFVVYRPFFYTSVSDFCAKVFGFDTFGTVYGAIICTSGIINFSQSVLDKWTHTTFKMNPTPINVILVVLTALIGGVNVAYVNAETELYKKRKQAQLSQASA, from the coding sequence ATGTTTTACTACGAAGCATCTACAAAGCGCCGTTTTATCCAATGTGCATGTGCCATTCTCTGGTGCTTATTAGCCGGAGGCCCAATTTTCGGGTTTGCTGCGTTGAAGCCAGTGTTAATTAGGGAAGGAGTTTACGAACTGGTGTGTGATATCCAGACAGATGCCGTCAGAGGTATGTTTGACTTCGAGGCCCCCCAGTCATTGACGAGCCTCTTATTGGGCCAGGCTGttggtgttcaagaagaacaaacaGTGGCCAAGTGTGTTGCTcaggacttgaagttgaacatgatGTTCACAGTGGGGGCTGTTGTCACCAATGTTTCGGCCCTTGTGATTGGGAAACTCTTGGACGACTTCGGTCCACGGTTCTGTGGCCTGGTGGGAGcgttctttttgtttttggcgTGCTTTGTGTTCATCTTTGCCAGTCAAATCGACAAGTCTTTTATCGGTCCATACTTTGACCCTTACTTGGTAGGATATGCTTCCATGGCCTTGGGAGGCCCCTTCTCCTACATCTCACAGTTCCAGTTATCCAACTCGTTTCCCAAGAAGTCGGGAACCGTGTTGGCATTGTTGACGGGTGCGTTCGATGCTTCTTCAGCTGTGTTTTTGGTTTACCGTATTTTCTACAATCGTTCCAACGGagtcttcaccatcaacaaattttTCCAATGCTACATCCTTGTGCCAGTATTCATCGCTGTGTGTCAAGTGTTTGTGATGGAAAAGGACTCGTACAAGACGCCTCCTGAAACTGACTTGTGTGTGGATGATGTGCCAGATGGATTAGCGTCTTCTGCCGCACCCATCAGCGAAACAGACCCATTGTTGAATGGAGAAAACCACCCGGTCGGACATCACAGAAGAGACTCGATTGGAGATGCCTTGAAACAGCCTTACGCCGAGGAAGGAGAAGCCAACCTTGTAAAATACTCGGGAGGAATCTTTGGGATTTTACACGGTTATTCGGCTCAGTACCAGTTGAGAACCCCATGGTTCTACCTCATGTGCTTGTTTGCAACCATCCAGATGTTGCGGTTGAACTACTTTGTCGCCACCATCAGCACCCAATACACGTACTTGTTGTCATCGGTGGCGTTGTCggagaagttggtgaagttCTTCGATGTGGCCTTGCCATTAGGAGGAGTACTTTCGATTCCGTTTGTGGggttgtttttggactcTTGCTCCACCGTGACGGTGTTGGCCGGGTTGTTGGGAATTTCGCTTATCATTGGAGCATTGGGATTGACCACCCACTATGTTACGCTTTTCATTAATGTgtgtttgtttgtggtgtaCAGACCATTTTTCTACACCTCAGTTTCTGACTTCTGTGCCAAGGTGTTTGGCTTTGACACGTTCGGAACTGTATACGGGGCCATCATTTGCACGTCGGggatcatcaacttctcgCAGAGTGTCTTGGATAAATGGACTCATACCACTTTTAAGATGAACCCTACGCCCATCAATGttattttggtggtgctcACGGCGCTTATTGGCGGGGTCAACGTAGCATATGTCAATGCTGAGACCGAGTTGTACAAGAAGAGAAAGCAGGCGCAGTTGTCGCAAGCGTCTGCCTAG
- the RFC3 gene encoding Subunit of heteropentameric Replication factor C (RF-C) (EggNog:ENOG503NUV3; COG:L) — protein MEKNKENLPWVEKYRPETLDEVYGQSEIVDTVRKFVQEGKLPHLLFYGPPGTGKTSTIIALAREIYGPKYKNMVLELNASDDRGIDVVRNQIKDFASTMQIFSKGFKLIILDEADAMTSVAQNALRRIIEKYTKNTRFCILANYSHKLNPALVSRCTRFRFQPIHTDAIRERLKNVVIKEKITIKPDAIESLLTLSQGDMRRALNVLQSCKASLDNPDDEIDEEMIYNCIGAPQPKDVETVLDSILKDDWTTAYLTMDKFKRVKGLALIDLLEGFVGILNKYELDKQTKIKILKGLSEVEYGISKGGNDKINSSAIIGVIKDAFESQVVEV, from the exons ATGGAGAAGAATAAAGAGAACTTACCATG GGTGGAGAAGTATAGACCTGAGACCTTGGATGAAGTGTATGGTCAATctgaaattgttgatacCGTTCGCAAGTTTGTGCAAGAGGGTAAACTTCCTCATTTACTATTCTATGGGCCTCCGGGGACCGGGAAAACGTCCACCATCATTGCATTAGCACGAGAGATCTATGGACCCAAGTACAAGAACatggtgttggagttgaacGCTTCGGATGATAGAGGTATCGATGTGGTGAGAAACCAGATCAAAGACTTTGCTTCCACCATGCAAATCTTTAGTAAAGGCTTTAAGTTGATTATCTTGGACGAAGCAGACGCCATGACATCGGTTGCTCAAAACGCCTTGAGAAGAATCATCGAAAAGTATACCAAGAACACTCGGTTCTGTATTTTGGCCAACTACTCCCACAAGTTGAACCCAGCGTTGGTGTCCAGGTGTACTCGCTTCCGGTTTCAACCTATCCACACCGATGCCATACGggaaagattgaagaacGTGGTTATCAAGGAGAAGATCACCATCAAGCCAGATGCCATTGAGTCACTTTTGACGTTGTCCCAAGGAGATATGAGAAGAGCCTTGAATGTGCTACAAAGTTGTAAGGCATCTTTGGATAATCCTGACGACGAAATTGACGAGGAAATGATATATAACTGCATAGGTGCTCCCCAGCCAAAGGATGTGGAAACCGTGTTGGACTCGATCTTGAAAGACGATTGGACTACTGCTTATTTAACAAtggacaagttcaagagaGTCAAGGGGTTGGCGTTGATAGACTTGCTTGAGGGGTTCGTTGGAATATTGAACAAGTATGAATTGGACAAGCAGACGaaaatcaagatcttgaaggGCTTGAGTGAAGTTGAGTACGGTATTTCGAAGGGGGGAAACGATAAGATTAACTCGAGTGCCATTATCGGTGTGATAAAAGACGCATTTGAGAGCCAGGTGGTTGAGGTATAA
- the RPB8 gene encoding DNA-directed RNA polymerases I, II, and III subunit RPABC3 (EggNog:ENOG503P46H; BUSCO:EOG092652ZZ; COG:K): protein MSSSILFEDMFNVESVDSARYNKVARITGQSSTSQEIKITLDINSELFPVNDNDSLTIALASTLGNESSMLTSNGSWRPPKPSDRSLADDYDYVMYGTIYKFEESGTTDKMAVYISFGGLLMCLEGGYRSLSNLKQENAYILIRHFKE from the coding sequence ATGTCCAGCAGcattctttttgaagatatgTTCAACGTGGAGTCTGTGGACTCCGCTAGATACAACAAGGTTGCTCGTATAACGGGGCAGTCTTCCACGTCGCAAGAgatcaaaatcaccttggACATAAATAGCGAGTTGTTCCCAGTGAATGATAATGATTCCTTAACTATCGCATTAGCATCTACTTTGGGGAATGAGTCGAGCATGTTGACGTCCAATGGATCATGGAGACCTCCTAAGCCATCTGACAGATCGTTGGCTGATGACTACGACTACGTGATGTATGGAACCATTTATAAGTTTGAAGAGAGCGGAACCACGGACAAAATGGCCGTTTATATTTCATTTGGTGGCTTATTGATGTGTTTGGAGGGTGGCTACAGATCGTTGTCCAATTTGAAGCAAGAAAACGCTTACATTCTCATCCGTCATTTTAAGGAATAA
- a CDS encoding uncharacterized protein (COG:S; EggNog:ENOG503NYES) codes for MSLAHEAGSKTSIKPSLLHAGSAPDLVSDQRRASDDSRATKSEGSHAAADDEDSSDSDVDLLDYLQKVDYTYRSIKLRVGDKETHISAARQNYEKRVSFDTVNLKFEADSSENELDDWGFETAGHEADLERGRRMSRASPSSSPLQSPSTSPTRRVVSPALDISNGLQLTRFLSNYAGPSYPTTPIITHNGCTFTKMHRQFDDLVVGKLNNKQHNFLKPILPNRVILVYISARKHTWVALDWVLSKFIENGDSVIIVSAIDSPSLTKKRKFSNFSGKETAMTKRMRLRQRNRPEFVKVIAKHIMSYAMEVINPDVIAKVSIELAVGKPKKVLQEMYKLYEPNIVATGTKPSTRIGAPLRSWASSKITDRLVKNYPLPVIITPAIHMGPFEKSLEKQINMRYNDVGQDVIQETDEGTDDVLLLSKQSGLDKDEDEDEDEDEEDRASFSSISSEESYSSFTEITKAYARHKKLVRTKMQELESNRYQGSYFSDTLGVLSDSSATFCREVNSIDPDFRGRGAKLARLLTGSTRFGVSPFKTKSLLAPLEKVKTDASSSSYVPKVSYKDLKRRLKEKEMIARQEQNTPTINVISPPKSPKQSATSSGISSPPKQTLKFVNLETPKKSTKSSRLKDFSTIQKSFSHDGDEGSRDTRPCLEPLKSHPDLHTMYDTSSGNQPTEAKEPKKRSKRFWKLFSSG; via the coding sequence ATGTCATTGGCTCACGAGGCTGGTTCCAAGACCCTGATAAAACCATCACTTTTACACGCGGGGAGTGCCCCCGACCTTGTCTCCGACCAACGGCGTGCGTCGGATGATAGTCGGGCCACCAAGAGCGAAGGCTCTCACGCGGCGgccgatgatgaagactcTTCGGATCTGGACGTTGATCTACTCGACTACTTACAAAAAGTCGACTACACATACCGCAGTATCAAGCTTAGGGTGGGTGACAAAGAAACACATATAAGTGCTGCTCGCCAGAACTATGAGAAACGTGTGTCGTTTGATACCGTGAACCTCAAGTTCGAAGCAGACCTGTCAGAAAATGAACTTGACGATTGGGGCTTTGAAACCGCGGGCCATGAGGCCGACTTGGAAAGAGGTCGGCGCATGTCGCGGGCCTCGCCCAGCCTGTCGCCACTCCAGTCGCCATCAACGTCCCCTACTAGGAGAGTAGTGTCTCCTGCTCTTGACATCTCTAACGGACTCCAGTTGACCCGGTTTTTGTCCAACTATGCCGGGCCCAGCTATCCCACCACTCCAATTATTACACACAACGGGTGCACGTTCACCAAGATGCACCGGCAGTTTGAcgacttggtggtgggcAAGTTGAATAATAAGCAGcacaacttcttgaaacCGATCCTTCCTAACCGGGTGATTTTGGTGTATATATCGGCAAGAAAGCATACGTGGGTGGCATTGGATTGGGTGTTGAGCAAGTTCATTGAGAACGGAGACCTGGTGATTATTGTGTCTGCCATCGACCTGCCCAGTCTcacgaagaagaggaaattCTCCAATTTCAGTGGCAAGGAGACGGCCATGACCAAGAGGATGCGACTTAGACAGAGAAACCGGCCCGAGTTTGTCAAGGTCATCGCTAAACACATCATGAGTTACGCCATGGAGGTGATAAACCCAGATGTCATTGCCAAGGTATCTATTGAGTTGGCTGTTGGAAAGCCCAAGAAGGTGCTCCAGGAAATGTACAAGTTGTATGAGCCAAATATCGTGGCCACCGGCACCAAACCCAGCACTCGTATCGGGGCTCCACTCCGATCATGGGCTTCTTCGAAAATTACTGATAGGCTCGTGAAGAACTACCCGTTGCCAGTGATAATTACCCCAGCCATTCACATGGGCCCCTTTGAAAAGAGTCTTGAGAAACAGATAAATATGAGATATAACGATGTGGGCCAGGATGTGATTCAAGAGACGGATGAAGGGACAGACGATGTGTTGTTATTGTCCAAGCAATCAGGCTTGGataaagatgaagatgaagatgaagatgaagacgaagaagaccGTGCTTCCTTCAGCTCCATTTCGTCAGAAGAGTCATACTCGTCATTCACAGAGATCACCAAGGCTTATGCCCGTCACAAAAAGTTGGTTCGCACCAAGATgcaagaacttgaactgAACCGATACCAAGGAAGCTACTTTTCAGATACCCTTGGGGTACTTTCCGATAGCTCTGCAACTTTCTGTCGAGAAGTAAACTCAATCGACCCTGATTTTAGAGGTAGGGGCGCCAAGCTTGCTCGACTTCTTACTGGATCCACCCGGTTTGGAGTATCCCCATTTAAGACCAAGTCTTTATTGGCCCCATTGGAAAAGGTTAAAACCGATGCAAGCCTGCTGCTGTATGTGCCGAAGGTATCATACAAAGATTTGAAACGTagattgaaagaaaaagagatgATTGCTCGACAAGAGCAGAACACTCCAACCATCAATGTGATTTCACCTCCCAAGAGCCCCAAACAAAGTGCCACCTCCAGTGGTATTTCGTCTCCACCAAAGCAAACACTTAAGTTTGTGAACCTAGAAACTCCCAagaaatccaccaaaagcCTGAGGCTCAAGGATTTCTCTACGATCCAAAAGTCGTTTTCCCATGATGGAGACGAAGGTTCACGAGATACCAGACCTTGTTTAGAGCCATTAAAGTCCCACCCGGACTTGCACACGATGTACGATACGTCGAGCGGCAACCAGCCCACGGAAGCAAAGGAGCCTAAGAAACGTAGCAAGCGGTTCTGGAAGTTGTTCCTGTCCGGTTGA
- the MID1 gene encoding stretch-activated cation channel mid1 (BUSCO:EOG09261S7X; COG:S; EggNog:ENOG503NZ3A) translates to MVSLLSGVIARVDAWVDLGIDINQPMEAGDNFFDDFVSDPFRAKRKDGSEGLEEFTPISATIGQSEIQYFSFNVNTSSGIGSYYEYLIFITGNICSQPANLTEDDPSLTVYYSFNGSMFQNLELGDMDYFSSGYFQALADVPATSNVNAVLYIAVQAPENTDASAVWSYEMGVSQNDLVFQWDDRSWASLVDTDEISALIVTGNLSDSSGFDSSDYNISHSRYSLFIYSHQYKDYFRVLNNSWCAIRSGPALFSSDSDPDLFESSFTTRGGGWQQQFYVGGLNKSTQYIAYLISDFSGRDFGGAVYQPFEFKTMDSGACNLIYDLDFCDQVAYSVPNSDAYSKEELKSLFDDRARSLYANFSRVMQQIPCDESDVSAFSPFRTCDDCADSYKNWLCAVTIPRCSTRNITGYRETEPGDSRNSWINDVLDPDLMYYEMLPCLNVCEAIVRDCPAELGFGCPNFNRTVLSYYWEDPDEEYPTCNFVGKTATTKSAAPPRYLVNYALAFATVLVLALL, encoded by the coding sequence ATGGTGTCGCTCCTTTCGGGAGTGATCGCCCGTGTAGATGCGTGGGTTGACTTGGGGATAGATATCAACCAACCGATGGAGGCTGGGGATAACTTCTTCGATGACTTTGTTTCAGATCCGTTCAGGGCCAAAAGAAAAGATGGCTCAGAGGGTCTTGAGGAATTTACCCCCATAAGTGCCACCATAGGCCAGTCAGAAATACAATACTTTTCATTTAATGTCAACACGTCAAGCGGAATCGGTCTGTACTACGAGTACTTGATTTTCATCACCGGGAATATCTGTTCACAGCCTGCCAATCTCACAGAGGATGATCCGAGTCTAACTGTATATTACTCATTCAATGGCAGTATGTTCCAGAACTTGGAACTAGGGGACATGGATTACTTCTCGTCGGGCTACTTCCAAGCGCTTGCCGACGTTCCTGCCACCTCCAACGTCAACGCGGTGCTATACATTGCGGTGCAAGCACCTGAGAACACGGATGCCAGCGCCGTATGGTCGTACGAAATGGGGGTGTCACAGAATGATTTGGTTTTCCAGTGGGACGACCGTAGCTGGGCGCTGTTGGTTGACACGGACGAGATATCGGCGTTGATCGTGACGGGGAACTTGTCTGATTCTTCCGGGTTCGACTCGTCAGACTATAACATTTCGCATTCACGGTACTCGCTCTTCATTTACTCGCACCAGTATAAAGACTATTTCCGTGTCTTGAATAACAGTTGGTGTGCGATTCGGAGTGGCCCGGCACTTTTCAGCTCGGACTCAGACCCGGACTTGTTCGAGTCCAGTTTCACAACCCGTGGTGGTGGGTGGCAACAGCAGTTCTACGTGGGTGGTCTCAATAAGTCAACCCAGTACATTGCGTACTTGATATCGGACTTCAGTGGACGGGACTTTGGCGGCGCCGTATACCAGCCGTTCGAGTTTAAGACGATGGACAGTGGGGCGTGTAACTTGATCTACGACCTAGATTTCTGTGACCAGGTGGCGTATTCGGTGCCCAATAGCGATGCCTATTCGAAGGAAGAGCTCAAGAGTCTTTTTGACGACCGGGCCCGTAGCTTGTACGCCAACTTCAGTCGGGTGATGCAGCAGATTCCATGTGATGAATCAGACGTCCTGGCATTTCTGCCGTTCCGTACGTGTGACGACTGCGCTGATAGCTACAAAAACTGGCTTTGTGCGGTGACAATTCCTCGTTGTTCCACAAGAAACATTACCGGGTACCGAGAAACCGAGCCAGGAGACTCACGAAACTCCTGGATCAACGACGTACTCGACCCGGACCTCATGTACTACGAGATGCTTCCGTGCTTGAACGTGTGTGAGGCCATAGTGCGCGATTGTCCTGCTGAACTAGGATTTGGGTGTCCGAACTTCAACCGGACGGTGCTCTCGTACTACTGGGAGGACCCTGACGAAGAGTACCCGACGTGCAATTTTGTGGGTAAGACGGCGACGACCAAGAGTGCTGCACCCCCACGCTACCTCGTCAACTATGCATTGGCCTTCGCCacggtgttggtgttggcaCTTTTATAG